Proteins from a single region of Verrucosispora sp. NA02020:
- a CDS encoding ThuA domain-containing protein, protein MTATLLTLGLAATTLAGAPAAQAAPVPVAQAPAPQAEADPFSVLVFSKTAGFRHGSIPSGIAAIQQLGAEHGFTVDATEDSTAFTDQNLAGYQAVIWLSTTGDVLNADQQAAFERYIRAGGGYAGVHAASDTEYDWEWYGGLVGAYFNSHPANQQATVKVEDPAHPSTADLPDRWSRFDEWYNYRTNPRGKVHVLATLDETSYSPGSGAMGHDHPIAWCQDYDGGRAWYTGGGHTNESYAEPQFLGHLLGGIRTAAGVQDADCGASLTASFEKVTLDSNTSNPMELDVAADGRVFYIERDGRVQIVKPDTGNTVTAIDLDVFTGNEDGLIGIRLDPDFATNNWVYLYYAPNDGVARNVLSRFTVSGDAIDAASEKVVLQVDTQRNTCCHAGGTMTFDSAGNLYLATGDNTNPFQSDAYTPIDERPGRADYDAQRTSGNTNDLRGKVLRIHPEDDGTYTIPEGNLFPPGTEKTRPEIYGMGFRNPFRIGIDLATDTLYVADYGPDAASANPNRGPAGLVEWNIVAEAGNYGWPYCHGGNQAYNDYQFPSGPSGAKFDCAAVVNNSPNNTGLTNLPPAIAATVDYGYSGDPRFPEIGGGGAPMGGPVYRYDADLDSDRKWPAYYDGKALLGEWNQSKMYTMQVSADGRELVDINQLLTGMTFIRPMDFEFGPDGAMYLIEWGSGFGGNNDNSGVYRIDYIAGDRAPIAVASAEPTSGPAPLTVEFSSAGSRDPDGGVLTYSWAFGDGGTSTEANPTHTYAEAGNYTAQLTVTNPNGRTAVANVPVTVGNTAPTVEIEFPPNGGFFNWGDQVKYSIKVTDPEDGEIDCADVQLQVLLGHDEHAHPLEQHTGCSGTVQTQLAAGHGAEADVFTVLEATYTDKGGSGGASPLTGRIIEILQPKRKQAEYFSDTGRTADGTGGGEPGVQREATGDTAGGGENIGFIEDGDWWSVDPADLTEISEIRFRASSGVEGGVIEVRAGAVDGPVVATATVPGTGDWQTYTDVTAPVTGPASGSLFFVARHPSGGSGSLFNVNWADFVGKGVTDNAPPTVTATATPGTGTAPVTVAFGGTAVDPEGDTPLTYEWDFGDGGTADTLQAEHTYERPGNFTATLTVTDSRGAFSYATVPVRVDAPNTSCVGTRSDDFGGTTLDRERWTSVVRENQLLSVSDGTLRLPTSAGDLYGSRNDATNLVLQPAPSGAWQATTKVTLPVTADYQQAGLLVYGDDDNYAKVDLLYNGSRRVEFIRETAGTPRNEGADSTAAPAGDTVHLRISSDGTSLTASLSSDGLTFTPVGRAAALEGIENPRIGLFALNGGTTAPVVDAAFDWFQVTPDEPAGPVDPSDEFGGTALDKCRWNAILREDATAYLVADGALSIDVPNGDIYGTDNTGPTNFILQNAPDGDWTLETKVDGSLLDEQYQQGGLIVYGDDDNYVKFDFVVDNQAGSPVSRRIELRSEIDGVIQNPQPGPEGLTESVWHLRLARTGDTFTGSYSADGTTWTTLTELTNAAVGATPKVGLFALGGNQTASKQVSFDYFRLSTGTVDDTAPVTTAEVAGTPVEGWYTGPTTVTLTATDEGGSGVARTEYQLDDADTWTAYTAPVAVSGDGEHELRFRSVDEAGNVEETRTVDVRIDTTAPVSTAAFAPANDAGWHDGTIPVVLSSTDAGSGVGSLEWSLDGGDWTPYTEPVEISGDGTHELLYRATDNAGNAETLKSAVVRIDGTKPTLLVSGIADGQLYGDSQDVRVSWQAVDPTSGIATVVGRLDDRPYVSGTLQAMYELPLGLHELTVTATDKAGNATTTTVRFFVTTSFRDMQNLLDRFKATGRLTARAHTQLSNRLSNARTAEAAGNDQRAINQLTAFRGLAGDATLVGEAEIRDVLVRDTDAMIVRLGGTASKAGVRANDGDSVAGTGRLGGDPTRLAPGRRL, encoded by the coding sequence ATGACCGCCACCCTTCTCACCCTCGGACTGGCCGCGACCACGCTCGCCGGCGCACCCGCCGCCCAGGCCGCCCCCGTTCCGGTAGCCCAGGCGCCGGCCCCGCAGGCCGAGGCCGACCCGTTCTCGGTGCTGGTCTTCTCCAAGACCGCCGGCTTCCGGCACGGTTCGATCCCGAGCGGCATCGCCGCCATCCAGCAGCTCGGCGCGGAACACGGGTTCACCGTGGACGCCACCGAGGACAGCACCGCCTTCACCGACCAGAACCTCGCCGGATACCAGGCGGTGATCTGGCTCTCCACCACCGGTGACGTGCTCAACGCCGACCAGCAGGCGGCGTTCGAGCGCTACATCCGGGCCGGTGGCGGGTACGCCGGCGTCCACGCCGCCTCCGACACCGAGTACGACTGGGAGTGGTACGGCGGCCTGGTCGGGGCGTACTTCAACAGCCACCCGGCCAACCAGCAGGCCACGGTCAAGGTGGAGGACCCGGCGCACCCGTCCACCGCGGACCTGCCGGACCGTTGGTCCCGGTTCGACGAGTGGTACAACTACCGCACCAACCCGCGCGGCAAGGTGCACGTGCTGGCCACGCTGGACGAGACCAGCTACTCCCCCGGCTCCGGCGCGATGGGTCACGACCACCCGATCGCCTGGTGCCAGGACTACGACGGCGGCCGGGCCTGGTACACCGGTGGCGGCCACACCAACGAGTCGTACGCCGAGCCGCAGTTCCTCGGTCATCTGCTCGGCGGCATCCGGACCGCGGCCGGGGTGCAGGACGCCGACTGCGGCGCCTCGCTGACCGCCAGCTTCGAGAAGGTGACGCTGGACAGCAACACCAGCAACCCGATGGAGCTGGACGTGGCCGCGGACGGCCGGGTCTTCTACATCGAGCGCGACGGCCGGGTGCAGATCGTCAAGCCGGACACCGGCAACACGGTCACCGCCATCGACCTCGACGTCTTCACCGGCAACGAGGACGGGTTGATCGGCATCCGCCTCGACCCGGACTTCGCCACCAACAACTGGGTGTACCTCTACTACGCCCCGAACGACGGGGTGGCGCGCAACGTGCTGTCCCGGTTCACGGTGAGCGGTGACGCGATCGACGCGGCCTCCGAGAAGGTCGTCCTCCAGGTCGACACCCAGCGCAACACCTGCTGCCACGCGGGCGGCACCATGACGTTCGACTCGGCCGGCAACCTCTACCTGGCGACCGGTGACAACACCAACCCGTTCCAGTCGGACGCGTACACGCCGATCGACGAGCGGCCGGGCCGCGCCGACTACGACGCGCAGCGCACCTCCGGCAACACCAACGACCTGCGCGGCAAGGTCCTGCGGATCCACCCGGAGGACGACGGGACGTACACCATCCCGGAGGGCAACCTGTTCCCGCCGGGCACCGAGAAGACCCGGCCGGAGATCTACGGCATGGGCTTCCGCAACCCGTTCCGGATCGGCATCGACCTGGCCACCGACACCCTCTACGTCGCCGACTACGGTCCGGACGCCGCCTCGGCGAACCCGAACCGTGGCCCGGCGGGCCTGGTCGAGTGGAACATCGTGGCCGAGGCCGGCAACTACGGCTGGCCGTACTGCCACGGTGGGAACCAGGCGTACAACGACTACCAGTTCCCGTCCGGCCCGAGCGGAGCGAAGTTCGACTGCGCCGCCGTGGTGAACAACTCGCCCAACAACACCGGCCTGACCAACCTGCCACCGGCCATCGCGGCCACCGTCGACTACGGCTACAGCGGTGACCCCCGGTTCCCGGAGATCGGTGGCGGTGGCGCGCCGATGGGCGGCCCGGTCTACCGGTACGACGCCGACCTCGACTCGGACCGCAAGTGGCCGGCGTACTACGACGGCAAGGCGCTGCTCGGCGAGTGGAACCAGTCCAAGATGTACACGATGCAGGTCAGCGCCGACGGGCGGGAACTGGTCGACATCAACCAGTTGCTCACCGGGATGACCTTCATCCGTCCGATGGACTTCGAGTTCGGCCCCGACGGCGCGATGTACCTGATCGAGTGGGGCAGCGGCTTCGGCGGCAACAACGACAACTCCGGCGTCTACCGGATCGACTACATCGCCGGTGACCGGGCCCCGATCGCGGTGGCCTCCGCCGAGCCGACCTCCGGTCCGGCGCCGCTGACGGTCGAGTTCTCCAGCGCCGGGTCACGTGACCCGGACGGCGGCGTGCTGACGTACTCCTGGGCGTTCGGCGACGGCGGCACCTCCACCGAGGCGAACCCCACCCACACGTACGCCGAGGCCGGCAACTACACCGCCCAGCTCACCGTGACCAACCCCAACGGCCGTACGGCGGTGGCGAACGTCCCGGTGACCGTGGGCAACACCGCACCGACGGTGGAGATCGAGTTCCCGCCCAACGGTGGCTTCTTCAACTGGGGCGACCAGGTCAAGTACTCGATCAAGGTGACCGACCCGGAGGACGGCGAGATCGACTGCGCCGACGTCCAGCTCCAGGTGCTGCTCGGGCACGACGAGCACGCGCACCCGCTGGAGCAGCACACCGGGTGCAGCGGCACGGTGCAGACCCAGCTCGCCGCCGGTCACGGCGCCGAGGCGGACGTCTTCACCGTGCTGGAGGCGACCTACACCGACAAGGGCGGCTCCGGCGGCGCCAGCCCGCTGACCGGGCGGATCATCGAGATCCTCCAGCCGAAGCGCAAGCAGGCCGAGTACTTCAGCGACACCGGACGCACGGCCGACGGCACCGGCGGCGGTGAGCCCGGCGTGCAGCGCGAGGCCACCGGCGATACCGCAGGCGGTGGCGAGAACATCGGCTTCATCGAGGACGGCGACTGGTGGTCGGTGGACCCGGCCGACCTGACCGAGATCTCCGAGATCCGGTTCCGCGCCTCCTCCGGCGTGGAGGGCGGTGTGATCGAGGTCCGGGCCGGCGCGGTCGACGGACCGGTGGTCGCCACGGCCACCGTCCCGGGCACCGGTGACTGGCAGACGTACACCGACGTCACCGCCCCGGTCACCGGGCCGGCGAGTGGATCTCTGTTCTTCGTGGCCCGGCACCCGAGCGGCGGCTCCGGCTCGCTGTTCAACGTCAACTGGGCGGACTTCGTCGGCAAGGGCGTCACCGACAACGCCCCGCCGACGGTCACCGCCACCGCCACGCCGGGCACCGGCACCGCGCCGGTCACCGTCGCGTTCGGTGGCACCGCCGTCGACCCGGAGGGCGACACCCCGCTGACGTACGAGTGGGACTTCGGTGACGGTGGCACCGCCGACACGCTCCAGGCCGAGCACACGTACGAGCGGCCCGGCAACTTCACCGCGACCCTGACGGTGACCGACAGCCGGGGCGCCTTCTCGTACGCCACCGTGCCGGTCCGGGTCGACGCGCCGAACACCTCCTGCGTCGGCACGCGTTCGGACGACTTCGGCGGCACCACCCTGGACCGCGAGCGTTGGACCAGTGTGGTGCGGGAGAACCAGCTCCTGTCCGTCTCCGACGGCACACTGCGCCTGCCCACCTCGGCCGGCGACCTGTACGGCAGCCGCAACGACGCCACCAACCTGGTGCTCCAACCGGCACCGTCGGGCGCCTGGCAGGCCACCACCAAGGTGACCCTGCCGGTGACGGCCGACTACCAGCAGGCCGGCCTGCTGGTCTACGGCGACGACGACAACTACGCCAAGGTGGACCTGCTCTACAACGGCAGCCGGCGGGTGGAGTTCATCCGGGAGACCGCGGGTACGCCTCGCAACGAGGGTGCCGACAGCACCGCGGCACCGGCCGGTGACACCGTCCACCTGCGGATCAGCAGCGACGGCACCAGCCTGACGGCGTCGCTCTCGTCCGACGGTCTGACCTTCACCCCGGTCGGTCGGGCGGCAGCGCTGGAGGGCATCGAGAACCCCCGGATCGGCCTGTTCGCCCTCAACGGCGGCACGACCGCGCCGGTGGTGGACGCCGCGTTCGACTGGTTCCAGGTGACGCCGGACGAGCCGGCCGGACCGGTCGACCCGTCCGACGAGTTCGGCGGGACCGCGCTGGACAAGTGCCGGTGGAACGCGATCCTCCGGGAGGACGCCACCGCCTACCTGGTGGCCGACGGGGCGTTGAGCATCGACGTACCCAACGGTGACATCTACGGCACCGACAACACCGGGCCGACGAACTTCATCCTGCAGAACGCGCCGGACGGCGACTGGACGCTGGAGACGAAGGTCGACGGCAGCCTGCTGGACGAGCAGTACCAGCAGGGCGGGTTGATCGTGTACGGCGACGACGACAACTACGTCAAGTTCGACTTCGTCGTCGACAACCAGGCCGGCTCGCCGGTGTCGCGACGGATCGAGTTGCGCAGCGAGATCGACGGGGTGATCCAGAACCCGCAGCCCGGCCCGGAGGGCCTGACCGAGTCGGTGTGGCACCTGCGGCTGGCCCGCACCGGTGACACCTTCACCGGGTCGTACTCGGCGGACGGCACCACCTGGACGACGCTGACCGAGCTGACCAACGCGGCGGTCGGGGCGACCCCGAAGGTGGGCCTGTTCGCCCTCGGGGGCAACCAGACCGCCTCGAAGCAGGTGTCGTTCGACTACTTCCGGCTGAGCACCGGCACGGTGGACGACACCGCGCCGGTGACCACCGCCGAGGTGGCCGGTACGCCGGTGGAGGGCTGGTACACCGGCCCGACGACGGTGACGCTGACCGCCACCGACGAGGGCGGCAGCGGGGTGGCCCGCACCGAGTACCAGCTCGACGACGCCGACACCTGGACCGCCTACACCGCGCCGGTGGCGGTCTCCGGGGACGGTGAGCACGAGCTGCGGTTCCGCTCGGTCGACGAGGCCGGCAACGTGGAGGAGACCCGGACGGTCGACGTCCGGATCGACACCACCGCGCCGGTCAGCACCGCGGCGTTCGCCCCGGCGAACGACGCGGGCTGGCACGACGGCACGATCCCGGTGGTGCTCTCCTCGACCGACGCCGGTTCCGGGGTCGGGTCGCTGGAGTGGTCGTTGGACGGCGGCGACTGGACGCCGTACACCGAGCCGGTCGAGATCAGCGGCGACGGGACCCACGAGCTGCTCTACCGGGCCACCGACAACGCGGGCAACGCCGAGACGCTCAAGTCGGCGGTGGTTCGCATCGACGGCACCAAGCCGACGCTGTTGGTCTCCGGCATCGCCGACGGCCAGCTCTACGGCGACAGCCAGGACGTACGGGTGTCCTGGCAGGCGGTCGACCCCACCTCGGGGATCGCCACCGTGGTCGGCCGGCTCGACGACCGCCCGTACGTCAGTGGCACCCTCCAGGCGATGTACGAGCTGCCGCTGGGGCTGCACGAGCTGACGGTGACCGCGACCGACAAGGCGGGTAACGCCACCACCACGACGGTCCGATTCTTCGTCACCACCTCGTTCCGGGACATGCAGAACCTGCTGGACCGGTTCAAGGCGACGGGTCGGCTCACCGCTCGGGCACACACCCAACTGTCGAACCGGCTCTCCAACGCCCGCACGGCGGAGGCCGCCGGTAACGACCAGCGGGCGATCAACCAGCTCACCGCGTTCCGGGGGCTGGCCGGCGACGCCACCCTGGTCGGTGAGGCGGAGATCCGGGACGTGCTGGTCCGGGACACCGACGCCATGATCGTCCGGCTCGGCGGCACGGCCAGCAAGGCGGGCGTACGCGCCAACGACGGTGATTCCGTCGCCGGCACGGGACGACTGGGTGGCGATCCCACCCGGCTCGCTCCCGGCCGCCGGTTGTAG
- a CDS encoding aldo/keto reductase has translation MTYRRLGDSGLVVSVVGIGCNNFGRKLDLDGTRAVVDAALDVGINFFDTADIYGEPHGASEAQLGAALKGRRDDVVIGTKFGMSMGGGNGRDFSVRGSRRYVIRAVEASLRRLDTDYIDLYQFHEPDPGTPIEETLTALDDLVRAGKVRYLGNSNFAGWQIADADWTAKTRGTARFVSAQNHYSLLNRDAEIEVLPACERFGLGMLPFFPLANGLLTGKYKRGEAPPAGSRLAGGGRYAQRLAAADWDTIEGIEAYAAERGVSMLHVAIGGLAAQPAVTSVIAGATTPDQVRANAEAGNWQPGEADLTALRAVLDR, from the coding sequence ATGACCTATCGCCGGTTGGGCGACTCCGGGCTCGTGGTGTCCGTCGTGGGGATCGGCTGCAACAACTTCGGCCGCAAACTCGACCTGGACGGCACCCGCGCGGTGGTCGACGCCGCCCTCGACGTCGGGATCAACTTCTTCGACACCGCCGACATCTACGGCGAGCCGCACGGCGCGTCGGAGGCTCAGCTCGGCGCGGCCCTCAAGGGCCGTCGCGACGACGTGGTGATCGGGACCAAGTTCGGCATGTCGATGGGGGGTGGCAACGGGCGGGACTTCAGCGTGCGCGGCTCGCGGCGGTACGTCATCCGGGCGGTGGAGGCGTCGCTGCGCCGCCTGGACACCGACTACATCGACCTGTATCAGTTCCACGAGCCCGACCCGGGCACCCCGATCGAGGAGACGCTCACCGCCCTGGACGATCTCGTCCGTGCCGGCAAGGTGCGCTACCTGGGCAACTCGAACTTCGCGGGCTGGCAGATCGCGGACGCCGACTGGACGGCGAAGACCCGGGGGACCGCCCGCTTCGTCAGCGCCCAGAACCACTACAGCCTGCTCAACCGGGACGCCGAGATCGAGGTGCTGCCCGCCTGCGAGCGGTTCGGCCTCGGCATGCTGCCGTTCTTCCCGCTGGCCAACGGGCTGCTCACCGGCAAGTACAAGCGTGGTGAGGCCCCGCCGGCCGGTAGCCGCCTCGCCGGTGGCGGCCGGTACGCCCAGCGGCTCGCCGCCGCCGACTGGGACACCATCGAGGGCATCGAGGCGTACGCCGCCGAGCGGGGCGTGTCGATGCTGCACGTGGCGATCGGCGGGCTGGCCGCCCAGCCGGCGGTGACCTCCGTCATCGCCGGAGCCACCACGCCCGACCAGGTACGCGCCAACGCCGAGGCGGGCAACTGGCAGCCGGGTGAGGCGGACCTCACGGCGCTGCGCGCGGTGCTCGACCGGTAG